One Benincasa hispida cultivar B227 chromosome 5, ASM972705v1, whole genome shotgun sequence genomic window carries:
- the LOC120078142 gene encoding BAG family molecular chaperone regulator 7, translated as MSRFSRFQFIDPYYSHSPSLLLTQAESSVLLPKPLSFPCHSFVDEVDDFDFAFDLLTHRPLRPSPFDVFDSFTDLVQIDEAPLFSSYRQIRRVERSRDDVLLQRLTDRVTELEARFERLSSARVSRYGDRKYTWTKEIIGVEKNGVDRKYKLVAEIKDGKKNKEGKNDGVLQNYKWSAEIKGKDERDPIRKYTVEVSSGKGSESTEKKDEKKKKGKKVGNETRVVEIQDTDDQGAVVLRQAFAKRTRVVENKKGKKKELSPQDAAAIIQISFREYLIHRSKVLRALRELSVAKTKLKEIREAFNNFAYSQRLARDAEERQRFTEKIIVLILTVDAIEGVDLMVRAAKRSMIVELEAMLDVVDPQPAKRSISFRRRTFDMPSGSINKEIAAGVAQVVELIDQAENGVKAFEASE; from the exons ATGAGCAGATTCAGCAGATTCCAGTTCATTGACCCTTACTACTCCCACTCCCCTTCTCTTCTTCTCACCCAAGCCGAGTCCTCCGTTCTCCTCCCCAAACCTCTCTCATTCCCCTGCCATTCCTTCGTCGACGAAGTCGATGACTTCGATTTCGCCTTCGACCTCTTGACCCATCGTCCTCTTCGACCTTCCCCTTTCGACGTCTTCGATTCCTTCACCGATCTGGTTCAGATCGACGAGGCGCCGTTGTTTTCGTCTTACCGCCAGATTCGCAGAGTTGAGCGATCGAGAGATGACGTTTTGTTGCAGAGGCTGACCGATCGAGTTACTGAGCTGGAGGCGCGGTTTGAGCGGCTGAGTAGTGCGAGGGTTAGTCGGTATGGCGATCGGAAGTACACATGGACGAAGGAGATCATAGGAGTGGAGAAGAATGGTGTTGATCGGAAGTATAAGTTGGTAGCTGAGATTAAAGATGGGAAGAAGAACAAAGAGGGAAAGAATGATGGGGTTTTGCAGAACTATAAGTGGAGTGCTGAGATTAAAGGAAAGGACGAGAGGGATCCGATTAGGAAGTATACCGTCGAGGTGTCGAGTGGAAAAGGAAGTGAGAGTACTGAAAAGAAAGacgagaagaaaaagaaggggaaGAAGGTTGGGAATGAGACGCGTGTTGTTGAGATTCAAGACACTGATGATCAAGGAGCTGTCGTTTTAAGACAG GCCTTTGCCAAGAGAACTAGAGTTGTGGAAAATAAGAAGGGTAAGAAGAAGGAGTTGTCTCCTCAAGATGCAGCTGCTATCATTCAAATAAGTTTCAGAGAATACCTAATTCACAGGTCAAAGGTTCTTCGTGCTCTTAGAGAACTTTCAGTTGCCAAGACAAAGTTGAAAGAGATCAGGGAAGCCTTCAATAATTTTGCTTACAGTCAGCGGCTAGCTCGGGATGCAGAGGAGCGCCAGAGGTTCACTGAAAAAATAATTGTCTTGATCCTCACTGTCGATGCCATTGAG GGAGTTGATTTGATGGTACGAGCTGCGAAGAGGTCAATGATAGTTGAACTAGAAGCCATGCTTGATGTGGTCGATCCCCAACCTGCTAAAAGATCAATTTCCTTTCGGAGAAGGACGTTTGATATGCCCAGTGGAAGCATCAATAAGGAAATTGCAGCTGGTGTAGCTCAGGTAGTCGAGTTGATTGATCAAGCAGAGAACGGTGTCAAAGCTTTTGAGGCCTCCGAATAA